The genomic stretch CTTCTATGAAACACTGCTGGACTCAATCAAATTTTGCTTTTGCATCTGGATACATATTTCGATGAAGCCAACATTGCTTTCTTGGATATataccgtgagatggatatatatataaaattttggctaagtccctaaatttaccatgagatggacatgctgaaatttttaccatgacttggacattgtcaaatttgatttttaccgtgggacagacatatgcaaaaatggctaagtctgaatttttgctatgacttagagactagaattttaccatgacttgggcattgacaaatttaaaattttaccatgacttggatattgagaaatgtggCTAACTCTAGAGTTTTACACTGACTTGATATGTGTTTGGGCTTGACCAACTCCTATGAGGTCTCTTAAAAGTAAATAAACTAGTGGGATAAGATGGATAAGTACTCTAAAAGTTGGCCCTagtaaaaaaaactagtagtattaGAGGAGAAAGTACTCTGTACTCTACATGTAACTCTTAGATGACTAGGAAAAACTACACATGATGGGTTATGGTGGCCTGGTGGGACATGTCTGAGTGGGTGCGAGTTGGTTGTTGCTATCTTTTCATAGGTTTGGGCTTGACCAACCCCTATGAGGTCTCTTAAAAGTAAATAAACTAGTGGGATAAGTTGGATAAGTACTCTGAAAGTTGGCCCTagtaaaaaaaactagtagtattaGAGGAGAAAGTACTCTGTACTCTACATGTAACTCTTAGATGACTAGGAAAAACTACACATGATGGGTTATGGTGGCCTGGTGGGACATGTCTGAGTGGGTGCGAGTTGGTTGTTGCTATCTTTTCATAGGTTTGGGCTTGACCAACTCCTATGAGGTCTCTTAAAAGTAAATAAACTAGTGGGATAAGATGGATAAGTACTCTGAAAGTTGGCCCTagtaaaaaaaactagtagtattaGAGGAGAAAGTACTCTGTACTCTACATGTAACTCTTAGATGACTAGGAAAAACTACACATGATGGGTTATAGTGGAGGGGCATGTCTGAGTTcggccaaaataaactttgtagatcttgataagtcatggtaaaattttaaatttgtcaatgcccaagtcatggtaaaattctagtctctaagtcatagcaaaaattcagacttagccatttttgcatatgtctgtcccacggtaaaaatcaaatttgacaatgtccaagtcatggtaaaaatttcagcatgtccatctcatggtaaatttagggacttagccaaaattttatatatccatcttaTGCCGATCGAGCTGCATGCATGCTTCTCCGATCTCATGAATCGTGATGCGTGTGgtggacttagccaaaattttctGATGCGCTGCCTACCAACCCACCGGATGGTCCGCCAAATGATCTGGACGGTCCGCCACTTGTAGCGGACGGTCCTCTGAACTCCACGGACGGTCCGCAGTACATAGGAGAATACTTCAGGTATACGTGCGGCTCGGACGCAGGGCATGGCCGCTTGCCCACAGCCCACCCCGTCCGTCCCTGCCTGACTCGCTTCTTCAGGGGATCCTCAGGGGGCGCTGCGCACGAGGGTGATTCAGGGGGCGCTGCGAACGAGGGTGGAGTCGCGATCCTcagggggcgctgcacacgggggTGAGGGCGACCGCCGCCACTGCTCGGCATCTGGACTCCTCCGACCTCCGCTCCACTGCCCTTCGGACCTCCATAGAGGTGCAACCCGTGGATCACAGAATCAGTTTTGAAGGTATGAGAATCAAAAGCTCCCAGCCTCCGATGTCTAATTTGTATTACCATATAGCTCGCTAATTGTGCTGTAATGTGATTAATTTAGGTAGAGTATAGCTGATTTCTGCCCTAATTTCCACGTCGATCGATCAATCAGACAAGCCGTCCTCGCGGCGAAAGGTACGAGATCACTATGGGCTGCACATATATAGTTCAATTATGTATGTAAATACGCTGGCTAAATTGGTGATCATCGTTCATCTTCATCACGCAGATGTCAGGCGATGATAGGAGTTGGATGCGCTTGCCTCGTTCTTCAACCGAGTGGCAGAACAAATTCATGCAGTTTTTGGACAGGACATATAGTGGCACTTCGAGGGGTGGAACTGCAGCATGTCCGTGCCGTAAATGTCTATGCATGTCACACAGAACACGGGCTGTGCTTCAGATTCATGTCCTTTCAACAGGGTTTGCTGAAAGTTTTATAATGGAAGGGGAAGGTTCAGCTGATGTGGTTTTTCACAATGAAGATGCAGGACCTAGTGATGTACAAGTACACAATGACGACCCAGCAGCAGCAGATGTACAAGTACAGAACGATGATGAAGGTGCACCACATGATTCTGGAGTAGACAATGAAGAAGGCGGCGCACCGAGTGAAGATGATGAGGCCAGTAATTTGATTAAATCCCTAATCAGAGGTGAAATACGAGGAGAGATCGGTGATGAAGACGAGCCGAACGAGCAAGCCAAGGTCTTCTTCAAGTTACTACAGGAGGCAAAAAAGGAATTATATCCAGGTTGCGAAGATGGTACAAAGATATCTTTTATTGTGGAACTTTTCCAGGTTAAGTGCATGTATGGGATAAGTAACAAAGCATTGGAGGGGGTACTCTTTCTGATCTCAAAGTTTCTCCCTAAAGGTCATTGTGTCCCAAACACAATGGAGAAAGTGCAAAGGGTGGTTCGCGATCTAGGCTTGGACTATATCAAGATAGATGCATGTGAGAATCATTGTGTGTTATTTTggaaggaatatgagaagctggATATATGCCCCAAATGTAAAGCATCTAGGTGGAAAACAGATGACCGTGGTGATGGCCATGTGAACGATGGTCATGATAAGAAACGTCGTCGTGTCCCAGTCAAAATCCTTCGGTACTTCCCTCTCACACCTCGGCTACGCAGACTGTACATGTCAGAGAGCACGTCATCAGAAATGCGTTGGCATGAGGAAGGAAGAATAGATGATGGCAAACTACGTCATCCTGCTGACTCCACGGCATGGAAGCACGTGGACAATATGTTTCCACAATTTAAAGAAGCTCGTAACGTTCGACTGGGTCTTGCTTCTGATGGCTTCAACCCATTTGGTATGCAAAATGTTACTTATAGTTGTTGGCCTGTTATCCTAATACCTTACAATTTGCCTCCTTGGTTGTATGAGAAACAATCTTATTGGATCATGTCGATGTTGATACCTGGCAAGAAAACTCCTGGAATGAATATTGATGTTTACTTGAGGCCCCTCATTGATGAGTTGAAGGCGCTGTGGAATACTGGTGTTAATTGTAGGGATGTAAAGGCAAAGGAAAACTTTACACTCCGTGCTATGCTACTTTGGACAATCAATGACTtccctgcatatgcgatgctttctgGTTGGAGCACAAAAGGAAAATTTGCATGTCCTTACTGTCACAAGGATACAGATTATTTGTGGTTGAAACATGGGAAGAAGTTCTGCTACATGGGACATCGTCGGTTTTTGCCCTTAGACCATCCATGGCGCATGAACAAGATGAGCTTCAACAATGAAGAGGAAACCAGAGAGGCTCTAGTTCCACTGTCTGGTCAAGATGTATTAGACCAATATGCAACTTTTCATCCAACGGGATTTGGAAAGGACATATCAAAAAAGAGGAAGCGTGATGAAGACGCAAGATGGCacaattggaggaagaagagtattTTTTTTGAGCTCCCCTACTGGTCTTCTTTGATCATAAGGCATAATTTGGACGTGATGCATATTGAGAAAAACATATGCGAGAGCATATTAGGGACTTTGCTTGAAATTGAAGGGAAATGTAAGGACAGCGAGAATGCCCGCCTTGACATGGAACATCTTGGGATCAGGCAAGATCAGCATCCTGTGATTGATGATGACACGTACACCTTGCCAGCAGCGTTGTACTCTctagacaaggatgacaagaggaTTTTATGCCAATTtcttcaaggagtgaagatgcctGATGGGTTCTGCTCCAATTTAAAGAGATGTGTTGACGATAAAACATGTAAGGTGTCTGGACTCAAAACTCATGACTACCATATTATTCTACAAAAACTATTGCCCTTAGTCATTAGAAGGATTTTGCCAGAAGATGTTGCCAGGCCATTGATTGAGCTCAGTAGGTTCTTCAGTGCACTTTGTTCAAATGAGTTGGTGCCAGCAGATCTTGACAAACTAGACAGTTCAATTAAAGAGACTCTTTGTCAGCTTGAGATGGTTTTCCCGCCTGCATTTTTTGACATAATGATTCATTTACCGGTCCATCTAGTTGAAGAGGCTAAACTAGGAGGGCCCGTGTGTTACAGATGGATGTATCCAGTAGAGAGGTATCTACGTACTGCTAAAGGATATGTCAGGAACAAGGCACAACCAGAAGGATCAATAGCCGAGGCATACATAGCTGAGGAGTGTCTTACATTTTGCTCTCGATTCTTCGACGTCGACACCAAGCTGAGTCGAGCTGATCGTCATGAAAATACAGTTGTGAATGAGCCTCCAAGTGGTCTAAGCATATTTAGTGAAATTGATTACAAGAGGAGAGGAAATAAGCTTAagaatttggagaaagttgaactTCAAAAGATGAGGCACTACATAATTACTAATTGTGATGAAGCCAGAAAATGGGTAGAGTAAGTCGCAATTTTTACCACTAAATTTATCTTTTATCTGCTTGTTTGTGGCATCAACTAATAATTTGGTGCACTCTGATGTAGGGAGCATAAGACACAACTAACAAGGGATAGTTCAATTAACATTAAAAAACGACACAAGGAGCATTTTGTAAGATGGTTTGAAATCGAGGTATGTAgtattaatttatatttttaaattcaaCTTTATGGTCAGACCAACGTAGTAATTAACCGGTAGATGTCTAACTTGATTTTTAAATTACAGATAGCAAAACTATATGagaaaggggaagcaagtaaaCTGATGCATGCCCTTTCTCAAGGACCTGACCCTCGAGCTCGTGTGTTGAATAGAGTGCACATCAATAATTGGCTATTTTGGACAACTGCCATAGAGAAAAGTCTCGTGACACAAAATTCTGGTGTCCTTGTGAAGGGTGACGATAGTATAGGCAACATGACCTGGTATGGAGTCATTAGAAATATAATCTCACTGGAATTcccacaagaaaaagaagttatATTATTTCAGTGTGATTGGTATGATGTGCCGGCTACCAGTACCAGCAGAAGCAGAGGGTACACTAGGGACAAATTTGGTATTATCGACATTGCTACTTCCATGTTTAGATATTCAGATGAACCTTACATTCTTGCTTCAAACGCTGAACCGGTGTTTT from Miscanthus floridulus cultivar M001 unplaced genomic scaffold, ASM1932011v1 os_2558_1_2, whole genome shotgun sequence encodes the following:
- the LOC136535135 gene encoding uncharacterized protein, producing MSGDDRSWMRLPRSSTEWQNKFMQFLDRTYSGTSRGGTAACPCRKCLCMSHRTRAVLQIHVLSTGFAESFIMEGEGSADVVFHNEDAGPSDVQVHNDDPAAADVQVQNDDEGAPHDSGVDNEEGGAPSEDDEASNLIKSLIRGEIRGEIGDEDEPNEQAKVFFKLLQEAKKELYPGCEDGTKISFIVELFQVKCMYGISNKALEGVLFLISKFLPKGHCVPNTMEKVQRVVRDLGLDYIKIDACENHCVLFWKEYEKLDICPKCKASRWKTDDRGDGHVNDGHDKKRRRVPVKILRYFPLTPRLRRLYMSESTSSEMRWHEEGRIDDGKLRHPADSTAWKHVDNMFPQFKEARNVRLGLASDGFNPFGMQNVTYSCWPVILIPYNLPPWLYEKQSYWIMSMLIPGKKTPGMNIDVYLRPLIDELKALWNTGVNCRDVKAKENFTLRAMLLWTINDFPAYAMLSGWSTKGKFACPYCHKDTDYLWLKHGKKFCYMGHRRFLPLDHPWRMNKMSFNNEEETREALVPLSGQDVLDQYATFHPTGFGKDISKKRKRDEDARWHNWRKKSIFFELPYWSSLIIRHNLDVMHIEKNICESILGTLLEIEGKCKDSENARLDMEHLGIRQDQHPVIDDDTYTLPAALYSLDKDDKRILCQFLQGVKMPDGFCSNLKRCVDDKTCKVSGLKTHDYHIILQKLLPLVIRRILPEDVARPLIELSRFFSALCSNELVPADLDKLDSSIKETLCQLEMVFPPAFFDIMIHLPVHLVEEAKLGGPVCYRWMYPVERYLRTAKGYVRNKAQPEGSIAEAYIAEECLTFCSRFFDVDTKLSRADRHENTVVNEPPSGLSIFSEIDYKRRGNKLKNLEKVELQKMRHYIITNCDEARKWVEEHKTQLTRDSSINIKKRHKEHFVRWFEIEIAKLYEKGEASKLMHALSQGPDPRARVLNRVHINNWLFWTTAIEKSLVTQNSGVLVKGDDSIGNMTWYGVIRNIISLEFPQEKEVILFQCDWYDVPATSTSRSRGYTRDKFGIIDIATSMFRYSDEPYILASNAEPVFYVPIVNKPRWSTVVLVRPRNLFSMPDTGNDADALDVGIQEMNESGQGQEFLNWSRQDRAGTTGSAAIINQVRSEAIPEPVDDYIGDDDSDDDDTYIDDGVIAPVMEENIEDDFFA